A stretch of Paenibacillus mucilaginosus 3016 DNA encodes these proteins:
- the sdaAA gene encoding L-serine ammonia-lyase, iron-sulfur-dependent, subunit alpha: MQFRTLEQLAAQCTERSMTLGHYMLEQQSTESGRSPEQEFATMSAYYDIMREAVERGLTEDTTSRSGLTGRDAQRVMAFGAEQELSLGPAAGEAMAYALAVSEVNASMGRIIATPTAGSCGIIPGVFLSCQKRFGWSDEQMVYGLFAAGAIGYVIANNAFVSGAEGGCQAEVGSAIGMAAGALTELRGGTPAQAVHAVGLALKNSLGLICDPVGGLVEIPCIIRNGFGAVTALAAADMALAGVRSVIPSDEVIGVMLEVGSSMPEKHRETAQGGLAQTPTGRKIMRNLRRKPDPEES, translated from the coding sequence ATGCAGTTTCGCACGCTGGAGCAGTTGGCAGCCCAGTGCACCGAGAGGAGCATGACCCTCGGGCACTATATGCTGGAGCAGCAGAGCACGGAGTCCGGCAGGAGTCCGGAGCAGGAGTTCGCTACGATGTCAGCTTACTATGACATCATGCGGGAGGCGGTGGAGCGGGGACTAACGGAAGACACCACCTCGCGGAGCGGACTCACCGGACGGGACGCCCAGCGGGTGATGGCGTTCGGAGCGGAGCAGGAGCTGAGCCTTGGGCCGGCAGCCGGAGAAGCGATGGCCTACGCGCTGGCGGTATCGGAGGTGAATGCCTCCATGGGCCGGATCATCGCAACGCCGACGGCCGGCTCGTGCGGCATCATTCCCGGCGTATTTCTCTCCTGCCAGAAGCGCTTCGGCTGGTCCGACGAGCAGATGGTGTACGGCCTGTTTGCTGCGGGGGCCATCGGTTATGTCATCGCGAACAACGCTTTCGTCTCCGGTGCGGAGGGCGGGTGCCAGGCGGAGGTCGGCTCCGCGATCGGGATGGCGGCGGGCGCGCTGACCGAGCTGCGCGGCGGCACTCCGGCACAGGCTGTGCATGCGGTCGGTCTCGCGCTCAAAAACTCGCTCGGCCTGATCTGCGACCCCGTCGGCGGTCTGGTGGAGATTCCGTGCATCATCCGCAACGGCTTCGGGGCCGTCACTGCGCTGGCTGCCGCGGATATGGCCCTGGCCGGTGTCCGCAGCGTCATCCCGTCGGATGAAGTCATCGGCGTGATGCTGGAGGTCGGCTCCTCCATGCCGGAGAAGCACCGCGAGACCGCACAGGGCGGGCTGGCCCAGACCCCCACAGGCCGGAAGATCATGAGGAACCTGCGGAGGAAGCCGGACCCGGAAGAATCATGA
- the sdaAB gene encoding L-serine ammonia-lyase, iron-sulfur-dependent subunit beta: MRFKDVFSIIGPAMIGPSSSHTAGAVRIGRFARQLFGPLPERAEVRFFGSFAATYQGHGTDIAIAAGLLDWQTDDKRIPCALKHAADQGMTVLFGQGKGLYAHPNTVRLLLTAGAPPARRELALTGASIGGGNIEITDIDGFGVKLTGGYPAVIVQHRDAPGTIAGITDALRDGGCNIAHMSVDRKGRSGEALTALELDAPLAPPLLDQLSRLEQVGSVRCVDLSKISSA, translated from the coding sequence ATGCGCTTCAAAGACGTATTTTCTATCATTGGTCCCGCCATGATCGGACCCTCCAGCTCCCATACGGCCGGGGCGGTCCGAATCGGCAGGTTCGCCCGCCAGCTGTTCGGGCCGCTTCCGGAGCGGGCGGAGGTGCGTTTCTTCGGCTCGTTCGCCGCGACTTATCAGGGGCACGGCACGGATATTGCCATTGCCGCGGGCCTGCTCGATTGGCAGACGGACGACAAGCGGATTCCCTGCGCGCTGAAGCATGCGGCGGATCAGGGGATGACCGTCCTGTTCGGTCAAGGAAAGGGCCTGTATGCCCACCCGAACACGGTCCGATTGCTGCTCACCGCGGGCGCACCCCCAGCCCGGAGAGAGCTGGCGCTTACGGGAGCTTCCATTGGAGGGGGCAATATTGAGATTACCGATATCGACGGGTTCGGCGTCAAGCTGACGGGGGGCTATCCGGCCGTGATCGTACAGCACCGGGATGCACCGGGGACGATTGCGGGCATTACGGATGCCTTAAGGGACGGCGGCTGCAATATCGCTCATATGTCGGTGGACCGGAAGGGAAGAAGCGGGGAGGCGCTGACGGCTCTGGAGCTGGATGCTCCGCTTGCTCCGCCGCTGCTGGATCAGCTGTCCCGGCTGGAGCAGGTCGGCAGCGTGCGCTGCGTCGATCTGTCGAAAATCAGTTCGGCCTGA